Proteins from a genomic interval of Hemicordylus capensis ecotype Gifberg chromosome 14, rHemCap1.1.pri, whole genome shotgun sequence:
- the LOC128337292 gene encoding keratin-associated protein 21-1-like, whose protein sequence is MNLYRQSSFYDPCYQPCYQPCHPPPSCGLYNPCSYGYGSSYGSGGYSSGGYSSGGYGSCGYGSGGYDSCGYGSGGYGSCGYGSGYGSGGYSYGHGYGSSASCIPPCSYGYRYYSYGRSCYDPCDYGPIPVCRKPCYAYRCRYSCKPISCDPCYYSGRALGFSAYRGYSSRGYSSCGSC, encoded by the exons ATGAATCTCTATCGGCAATCCAGCTTCTACGATCCATGCTACCAGCCTTGCTACCAGCCTTGCCATCCGCCGCCTAGCTGTGGCCTCTACAACCCCTGCAGCTACGGTTACGGCTCTAGCTATGGCTCCGGCGGTTACAGCTCTGGCGGTTACAGCTCTGGTGGTTACGGTTCCTGTGGTTATGGCTCTGGTGGTTATGACTCCTGTGGTTATGGCTCCGGTGGTTACGGATCCTGTGGTTACGGCTCCGGTTATGGCTCTGGAGGCTACAGCTATGGCCACGGTTATGGGTCCAGTGCTTCATGCATCCCCCCATGTAGTTACGGTTACCG GTACTACAGTTATGGCAGAAGCTGCTATGACCCATGCGATTACGGCCCCATTCCTGTCTGCCGCAAGCCCTGCTACGCATACCGGTGCCGTTACAGCTGCAAGCCGATCTCCTGCGACCCGTGTTACTACAGCGGGAGAGCATTAGGCTTCTCTGCGTATCGGGGATACAGCAGCCGGGGGTACAGTAGCTGCGGATCCTGTTAA